In one Amyelois transitella isolate CPQ chromosome 22, ilAmyTran1.1, whole genome shotgun sequence genomic region, the following are encoded:
- the LOC106133263 gene encoding uncharacterized protein LOC106133263, whose translation MPPTRDTACSKNQYSRSFSNGTSGMSMSAKVYHPATNLMPLTPPHSPSGVTSSFTTSRPNSTNTWGRQNSYNGKYA comes from the exons ATGCCTCCGACCAGAGACACAGCATGCAGCAAGAATCAGTACAGTCGGTCTTTTAGCAACGGCACCA GTGGCATGAGTATGTCGGCGAAGGTGTACCACCCGGCCACAAACCTGATGCCGCTGACCCCTCCCCACTCGCCATCAGGAGTGACTTCCAGCTTCACAACTTCCCGACCAAACTCCACTAACACGTGGGGTCGTCAGAACAGCTACAATGGAAAATATGCGTGA